In one Saimiri boliviensis isolate mSaiBol1 chromosome 3, mSaiBol1.pri, whole genome shotgun sequence genomic region, the following are encoded:
- the CPLX1 gene encoding complexin-1, producing MEFVMKQALGGATKDMGKMLGGDEEKDPDAAKKEEERQEALRQAEEERKAKYAKMEAEREAVRQSIRDKYGIKKKEEREAEAQAAMEANSEGSLTRPKKAIPPGCGDEVEEEDESILDTVIKYLPGPLQDMLKK from the exons GGGCCACCAAGGACATGGGGAAGATGCTCGGGGGTGACGAGGAGAAGGACCCAGACGCCGCCAAGAAGGAGGAGGAGCGGCAGGAGGCCCTGCGCCAGGCGGAGGAGGAGCGCAAGGCCAAGTACGCCAAGATGGAGGCGGAGCGCGAGGCCGTGCGCCAGAGCATCCGGGACAAG TACGGCATCAAGAAGAAGGAGGAGCGTGAGGCCGAGGCCCAGGCCGCCATGGAGGCCAACTCGGAGGGGAGCCTGACGCGGCCCAAGAAGGCCATCCCGCCGGGCTGCGGGGACGAGGTCGAGGAGGAGGACGAGAGCATTCTGGACACCGTCATCAAGTACCTGCCCGGGCCGCTGCAGGACATGCTCAAGAAGTAG